A stretch of Lathyrus oleraceus cultivar Zhongwan6 chromosome 6, CAAS_Psat_ZW6_1.0, whole genome shotgun sequence DNA encodes these proteins:
- the LOC127091816 gene encoding protein ACTIVITY OF BC1 COMPLEX KINASE 1, chloroplastic: MESFCVNSLYAVSPQLTLSPRTKQKKAWRVRISSMAATTGNSVKNAAVSKPLQSNSKSNNSALEQLDIERGVCIPFRKYSPEIVRNKVLESRGAILSLISRGVEIVLSLGLYWSALVYDFLVGRDEEVVPFRARQLRNLLCDLGPSFIKAGQVLANRPDIIREDYMNELCILQDDVPSFPNQTAFNIIEEELGQPLEAVFSRISSETIAAASLGQVYRATLRATGEDVAIKVQRPGIEPIIYRDLFLFRTLASFLNGFSIQKLGCNAELIVDEFGEKLLEELDYTLEARNIEDFLENFKNDPTVKIPLVYKQLSGPRVLVMEWIDGIRCTNPQAIKEGGIDLDGFLTIGVSAALRQLLEFGLFHGDPHPGNIFAMRDGRIAYVDFGNVAVLSEQNKQILTDAVVHAVNEDYAEMANDFTRLGFLAAGTDVSPIVPALEAIWQDSSGKGLADFNFRSVTGKFNQLVYNYPIRIPERFSLVIRSLLTQEGICFTLKPDFKFLEVAYPYVAKRLLTDPNPALRERLIQVLFKDGLFQWKRLENLIVLAKENVAKMSSNPALQVRNTQTQRNWKVAKKLDLTDTIKDGARLFFVDEGIRRQLLLALTEDSKLHIEELVDVYRLVEDQIDIPSVAVEVARDFPTVVRDILLSWSASVLSDR; encoded by the exons ATGGAGTCCTTCTGTGTCAACTCTTTGTACGCTGTTTCTCCTCAATTGACTCTTTCACCGCGAACCAAACAGAAGAAGGCATGGCGAGTGCGAATTTCGAGTATGGCTGCCACAACTGGAAATTCTGTAAAAAACGCCGCCGTTTCGAAGCCGCTGCAGAGTAATTCCAAGTCCAATAACAGTGCTCTGGAGCAACTTGATATCGAGCGTGGCGTCTGCATCCCTTTCCGCAAGTACTCTCCTGAGATT GTGAGGAATAAGGTATTAGAATCAAGAGGAGCTATTTTGTCTCTAATTTCGCGGGGAGTGGAGATAGTCTTAAGTCTGGGCTTGTATTGGTCTGCGTTGGTGTATGATTTCCTAGTTGGAAGGGATGAAGAAGTTGTTCCATTTCGTGCTCGACAGCTTAGGAACCTCTTGTGTGACCTGGGCCCTTCCTTTATTAAAGCTGGTCAG GTCCTTGCAAACAGGCCAGATATCATTAGAGAAGACTATATGAATGAACTTTGCATTCTTCAAGATGATGTCCCTTCATTTCCAAATCAA ACTGCCTTCAATATCATAGAGGAAGAACTGGGTCAGCCCCTTGAAGCTGTTTTCAGCAGAATCTCATCAGAGACAATAGCAGCTGCAAGTTTAGGTCAAGTTTACCGGGCTACTTTACGTGCCACTGGCGAGGATGTTGCTATAAAG GTTCAAAGGCCCGGGATAGAGCCCATAATTTATCGAGATCTCTTCCTGTTTCGCACTTTAGCTTCATTCTTAAATGGCTTCAGTATACAGAAGCTGGGGTGTAATGCTGAGCTGATTGTTGATGAATTTGGTGAAAAGCTTTTGGAAGAGCTTGACTATACACTG GAAGCCCGCAATATTGAAGATTTTCtagaaaattttaaaaatgacCCCACTGTCAAAATTCCTCTGGTTTACAAACAACTTTCTGGGCCACGTGTATTAGTGATGGAATGGATTGATGGTATTAGATGCACCAATCCACAG GCCATTAAAGAAGGTGGAATTGATCTAGATGGATTTCTAACAATTGGTGTGAGTGCTGCCCTTAGACAACTGTTGGAATTTGGATTATTTCATGGAGACCCTCACCCTGGAAATATTTTCGCCATGCGCGACGGACGGATTGCATATGTGGACTTTGGCAATGTTGCTGTTCTTAGTGAG CAAAATAAACAGATTCTAACTGATGCTGTTGTACACGCCGTGAATGAGGACTATGCTGAGATGGCTAATGATTTCACCAGATTAGGCTTCCTGGCAGCAGGGACTGATGTCTCTCCAATAGTTCCTGCTTTAGAAGCAATTTGGCAGGACTCTTCTGGAAAAGGATTGGCAGATTTTAATTTTCGTAGTGTCACTG GAAAGTTTAACCAGTTGGTTTACAATTATCCCATTCGAATCCCTGAAAGGTTTTCACTCGTAATTCGTTCTTTATTGACTCAAGAGGGCATCTGTTTTACTCTGAAGCCTGACTTCAAATTTCTTGAG GTTGCCTATCCATATGTGGCTAAGCGATTACTAACAGATCCAAATCCAGCTCTACGCGAACGACTCATACAG GTTCTATTCAAAGATGGTCTTTTCCAATGGAAGCGACTTGAAAACCTTATTGTTCTTGCAAAGGAAAACGTGGCCAAAATGAGCAGCAATCCAGCATTGCAAGTGAGAAACAC GCAAACCCAGAGAAACTGGAAAGTTGCAAAAAAACTGGACCTTACAGACACAATCAAAGACGGAGCTCGCCTTTTCTTTGTTGACGAAGGAATCCGCCGGCAGCTTCTACTTGCTTTGACTGAGGACTCAAAGCTTCATATAGAAGAG CTTGTCGATGTGTATAGGTTGGTTGAAGATCAAATAGATATACCCTCAGTGGCTGTAGAAGTAGCTCGAG ACTTCCCAACTGTTGTCAGGGATATCCTACTTTCATGGAGCGCGTCCGTCTTATCGGATAGATAG